From Paenibacillus graminis, a single genomic window includes:
- a CDS encoding spore germination protein → MKNTGASRSSRQAECEISSSQPLSSSMEDNVAVVRRIFSNDGTLRVRFIENNHGTTLRCCLIYVEGMIDRALLQNGITKPVMDYPFKEEAHGNPAELMEKLRTEIITLNDITVTTELSELVAGVVGGKTVFLLDGYAGALNISAQGWETRAIEEPTTEKAVRGPREGFTESLLVNLTLIRRRVQNSDLKLVFGDIGTRTKTQTCICYMESLASPEILAELQGRLARVEIDHVLDTGYLAELIRDEPYSPFETLGSTERPDTVVGKIMEGRIALLIEGSPFALTLPYVFVENFQAAEDYYINYYFASFNRFLRVIGAFMSISIPAAYVALITYSQEMVPTLLLLSIATARLSVPFPTVVEALIMLTIFEILREAGARIPTSIGQAVSIVGALVLGQAAVDARIVSAPMVIVVGLTGITTLLNPRLTGPMIIVRLVLLFAAFFLGIYGYFFGLLGLVIHLMSLRSFGVPYMLGVGSIRPQDIKDTAIRAPWWDMYLRPAVIGARNMKRKLPGKKAGGS, encoded by the coding sequence GTGAAGAATACCGGCGCTTCCCGGAGCAGCAGACAGGCAGAATGCGAAATATCCTCTTCCCAGCCGCTTAGCTCCTCAATGGAGGATAATGTAGCTGTGGTCCGGCGGATATTCAGCAACGATGGGACGCTTCGGGTGCGGTTCATTGAGAATAACCATGGGACAACGTTGCGCTGCTGTCTGATCTACGTGGAAGGAATGATCGACAGGGCACTTTTGCAGAACGGGATTACGAAGCCGGTAATGGATTATCCATTCAAGGAAGAAGCTCACGGCAATCCGGCTGAACTGATGGAGAAGCTCCGCACGGAGATTATAACCCTCAACGACATTACGGTAACTACTGAGCTGAGTGAACTGGTAGCGGGGGTTGTCGGGGGCAAAACGGTATTTTTGCTGGACGGGTATGCAGGGGCGCTGAATATCAGTGCCCAAGGCTGGGAAACGCGGGCGATCGAAGAGCCTACCACAGAAAAAGCGGTCCGGGGACCGCGAGAAGGGTTCACAGAGTCGCTGCTTGTCAATTTGACCTTAATCCGCCGCAGAGTCCAGAATTCAGATTTGAAGTTAGTATTTGGTGATATTGGAACCCGGACCAAGACGCAGACCTGTATCTGCTATATGGAAAGCCTGGCTTCACCGGAGATTCTGGCGGAGCTGCAGGGGAGGCTTGCGCGGGTAGAGATTGATCATGTGCTGGATACCGGTTATCTGGCCGAGCTTATTCGCGACGAGCCTTATTCGCCGTTCGAGACGCTTGGCAGCACTGAACGTCCGGATACAGTAGTGGGCAAAATTATGGAAGGCCGGATTGCTTTGCTGATCGAAGGCAGTCCCTTTGCCTTGACACTGCCGTATGTTTTTGTTGAAAATTTTCAGGCTGCCGAGGATTACTATATCAACTATTATTTTGCCTCCTTTAACAGGTTCTTAAGGGTTATAGGTGCGTTCATGTCCATCAGCATCCCGGCAGCATATGTTGCTTTGATTACCTACTCCCAGGAGATGGTCCCTACCCTGCTCCTGCTCAGCATTGCCACTGCCAGGCTGTCTGTCCCCTTTCCTACGGTTGTAGAGGCACTCATAATGCTGACTATATTCGAAATTCTTCGTGAGGCGGGGGCCCGGATTCCAACCTCCATTGGCCAGGCGGTCAGCATTGTGGGAGCATTGGTACTGGGGCAGGCTGCTGTAGATGCCCGGATTGTCAGCGCCCCGATGGTCATTGTGGTAGGCCTGACGGGAATCACTACCTTGCTGAATCCAAGGCTTACAGGACCAATGATTATAGTGCGTCTGGTTTTGTTGTTTGCAGCGTTTTTCCTCGGAATATACGGATACTTTTTCGGACTGCTCGGCCTGGTGATTCATCTGATGAGTCTCCGCTCCTTCGGGGTTCCCTACATGCTGGGTGTGGGGTCGATCCGCCCGCAGGACATTAAGGATACAGCTATCCGTGCTCCTTGGTGGGATATGTACCTGCGTCCGGCAGTCATAGGTGCGCGCAATATGAAGCGGAAGCTGCCCGGGAAAAAGGCGGGAGGCTCATGA
- a CDS encoding GerAB/ArcD/ProY family transporter — protein sequence MSKEIIPAGQAISISVLFIIGTSLFMGSSGQSGNSSWIALILAAALAVPLMLIYARLHVLFPGKDLYDMLILVFGAVAGRVLSCLYIWYALHLGSLVLRNFGEFSKTVALTSTPMLAPMLVIGLLCVWVVKAGMEVLGRSAKFLLLFTLIVIIVVELLSIPKYHYHHLLPVLDSGWKLVMSDTIGSFTFPFAEIVVFLGAFNVLSKKGSAARVLVSSTLIAAVIILQVTLRNLMVLGPDILSSLYFPSYVAVSRINIGDFLTRIEGSSAIIFVTALFIKVSLCLYVTSNGVAKVFKLSSYRSVVLQMGLIMVYLAVFIYKDIMQMESFAYHIYKIYAFPFQVVIPVILWVTAEILAWRRSGKKTSTQQ from the coding sequence ATGAGCAAGGAAATCATACCGGCAGGGCAGGCTATAAGTATATCGGTCCTATTTATTATCGGCACTTCCCTTTTTATGGGCTCTTCGGGGCAGTCCGGCAACAGCAGCTGGATTGCCTTGATATTGGCCGCAGCACTGGCAGTTCCGCTCATGTTAATCTATGCCCGGCTGCATGTGCTTTTTCCGGGCAAGGATCTGTACGATATGCTGATTCTTGTGTTCGGGGCAGTCGCCGGGCGGGTGCTCTCCTGCCTGTATATCTGGTATGCTCTGCATTTGGGCTCGCTGGTGCTGCGGAATTTCGGAGAGTTCAGTAAGACGGTTGCCCTGACGTCAACACCGATGCTGGCCCCGATGCTTGTCATCGGCCTGCTGTGTGTCTGGGTGGTGAAGGCGGGAATGGAGGTGTTGGGGAGAAGTGCCAAATTCCTTTTGTTGTTTACTTTAATAGTGATTATAGTAGTAGAGCTTCTCTCTATCCCTAAATATCATTACCATCACCTATTGCCGGTTCTAGACAGCGGGTGGAAGCTTGTTATGTCAGATACGATAGGCTCCTTCACCTTTCCTTTTGCTGAAATTGTGGTTTTCCTGGGTGCCTTTAATGTGCTGTCCAAAAAGGGTTCAGCCGCAAGGGTTCTGGTAAGCAGCACATTGATTGCCGCAGTCATTATCCTTCAGGTCACTTTGCGCAATCTGATGGTATTGGGACCGGATATCCTGTCAAGCTTATATTTCCCCTCCTATGTGGCGGTCAGCAGAATCAACATTGGGGATTTCCTGACACGAATCGAAGGCTCTTCAGCGATTATATTTGTAACGGCGCTTTTTATTAAAGTAAGCTTATGTCTGTATGTGACCAGCAATGGGGTGGCAAAAGTATTCAAGCTGAGCAGCTACCGCTCGGTTGTGCTGCAGATGGGTCTGATTATGGTCTATCTGGCGGTTTTTATCTATAAGGACATTATGCAAATGGAGAGTTTTGCCTACCATATCTACAAAATTTACGCCTTTCCGTTTCAGGTGGTCATTCCCGTGATTCTGTGGGTGACTGCTGAAATTCTGGCCTGGAGGAGAAGCGGTAAGAAGACATCAACGCAGCAATAG
- a CDS encoding Ger(x)C family spore germination protein, with product MRAAPRLLPLLLCIIMLPCLGGCWNYTEVDDISVVAGVAIDKDGANEKIQLTTEMVDIKGGLDQNQAGFKMLSLTGSTIFDIVRNMISITGKKLFWSHAKAIIFSEKVAREGLIRTVDWYSRDTETRSDVFIFVSGEPTAREILNLNSTTETIMSFELAQMMRDEKFTSSAPTVEIWDFIDRLETLGNHAVAPLIYIHEQNGQKNERVNGCAIFTKDKMIGKLDGKETKNMLFAKDDIKGGVLPVNDKKGVPTYSLEILSSRTKVKPKVVDGKLSLQVTTVTHTGLDEVMTPESFSGNESISAIEERAGQALEQEILSVIRKMQQEYHADIFGYGEIIHEHQPKMWVKVRDHWDDEFAKLDITVDSKVIIESSAKTSRSIKLGD from the coding sequence ATGAGAGCGGCCCCGAGGCTGCTGCCGCTGCTGCTCTGCATAATCATGTTACCGTGCCTCGGCGGCTGCTGGAACTATACCGAAGTTGATGATATATCCGTCGTGGCCGGGGTGGCCATCGACAAGGACGGCGCCAACGAAAAGATCCAGCTTACTACTGAAATGGTGGATATCAAAGGGGGGCTTGACCAAAATCAAGCGGGCTTCAAAATGCTCAGTCTTACGGGAAGCACGATCTTTGACATTGTCCGCAACATGATATCCATAACCGGGAAAAAGCTGTTCTGGAGCCATGCCAAAGCAATCATTTTCAGCGAGAAAGTCGCCCGTGAAGGATTGATCAGGACAGTTGACTGGTATAGCAGGGATACGGAAACAAGGTCCGATGTCTTTATCTTTGTGTCGGGTGAGCCGACCGCGCGGGAGATTCTGAATCTGAACAGCACCACAGAAACAATCATGTCGTTTGAACTGGCACAGATGATGCGGGACGAGAAGTTTACCAGCAGTGCGCCGACGGTGGAAATATGGGATTTTATCGACAGGCTGGAGACTTTAGGGAATCATGCCGTTGCACCGCTCATCTACATTCATGAGCAGAACGGGCAGAAGAATGAACGTGTTAACGGCTGTGCGATTTTCACCAAGGATAAAATGATAGGCAAGCTGGACGGCAAAGAAACCAAGAACATGCTATTTGCCAAAGATGACATCAAGGGAGGCGTACTGCCTGTGAATGACAAGAAGGGGGTTCCGACATACTCTCTGGAAATCTTATCAAGCAGAACCAAGGTGAAGCCTAAAGTGGTCGACGGCAAACTGTCGCTGCAGGTTACAACCGTTACACATACCGGTCTGGATGAGGTGATGACTCCGGAAAGCTTCTCGGGCAACGAGTCCATCAGTGCCATTGAAGAGCGGGCGGGCCAAGCTCTGGAGCAGGAGATTCTGTCTGTCATACGGAAGATGCAGCAGGAGTACCATGCCGATATTTTTGGATACGGGGAAATCATCCATGAGCACCAGCCGAAGATGTGGGTCAAGGTCCGTGACCATTGGGATGATGAATTTGCAAAGCTGGATATAACGGTAGACTCGAAGGTGATTATTGAGAGCAGTGCCAAAACCTCACGCTCCATTAAGCTGGGAGACTAA
- a CDS encoding antibiotic biosynthesis monooxygenase family protein, producing MILEAAMLQVKPGLTSQFEQSFKAASVLISSIEGYLGHELQHCLEDDHKYLLLVKWRNLEDHTIGFRESGQYQEWKALLHHYYSPFPVVEHFTCINLE from the coding sequence ATGATTTTGGAAGCAGCCATGCTGCAGGTCAAGCCGGGGCTTACCAGCCAATTTGAACAGAGCTTCAAGGCAGCGTCCGTACTCATTTCTTCTATAGAAGGCTATTTGGGCCATGAGCTGCAGCATTGCCTGGAGGATGATCATAAATACCTGCTGCTTGTGAAGTGGCGAAATCTTGAGGATCATACCATAGGGTTCAGGGAATCCGGCCAATATCAGGAGTGGAAAGCGCTGCTGCATCATTATTACAGCCCTTTCCCGGTAGTGGAGCATTTCACGTGTATTAATCTGGAGTAA
- a CDS encoding alpha/beta hydrolase, whose amino-acid sequence MSVSSIVMSSHWGREVRHKYITQESKALAVVFPGKNYSAERSLLDYAAKLAREYGCDILLLEYGYQSARAELKRDEIDIIAEECKAAVSSLPEYEQLLFISKSMGAVIAGRVAAELNLNLKTSHLYLTPVADSLPLLRQSRGSIIYGGSDPTFTEQHAAGLNGQKNLRVYRIDDANNALEVGSVNESLAVLLVIINFYHEFFRDALTG is encoded by the coding sequence GTGAGCGTATCAAGCATCGTCATGTCCTCGCATTGGGGCAGGGAAGTCAGACATAAGTATATTACACAGGAGTCTAAGGCGCTCGCAGTAGTTTTTCCGGGTAAGAACTACTCGGCTGAGCGTTCGCTGCTGGATTATGCGGCCAAGCTGGCCCGGGAATATGGCTGTGATATCCTGCTGTTGGAATATGGCTATCAGAGCGCACGGGCTGAGCTCAAACGTGACGAAATCGATATTATAGCCGAGGAATGCAAAGCGGCCGTTAGCTCGCTTCCGGAGTATGAGCAGCTGCTCTTCATAAGCAAAAGCATGGGGGCTGTCATTGCCGGCAGAGTGGCGGCAGAGCTGAACCTCAACCTGAAGACCTCGCATTTGTATCTGACACCAGTAGCGGATTCACTCCCGCTGCTGCGGCAGAGCCGGGGCAGCATCATCTACGGCGGCAGCGACCCGACCTTCACGGAACAGCATGCCGCCGGGCTTAACGGACAGAAGAATCTGCGGGTGTACCGGATTGATGACGCCAATAACGCACTCGAAGTGGGCAGTGTCAATGAGTCGCTGGCGGTGCTGCTGGTCATTATTAATTTTTATCACGAGTTTTTCCGGGATGCACTTACAGGTTGA
- a CDS encoding phosphotransferase family protein produces the protein MPGKQIGEGRTAEVREYGTGKILKLYRGEIPAHYVEHEYEVCKYVYQQGVQTPQPIELVTLEERKGIIFQQIHGGSMLRLIGEKPWRLGGYARQLASLHHDLHKLQGAEAFGRQKDILRSSIIAAPMLTMEEKTPVLEKLEQLPEGGRLLHGDFHPDNVLIDGQAWTIDWMTGMTGNPAGDAARSVIMFSMGALPPGTSLATRLVTGFIRQRLTKGYIGEYLRLSGLSYAEVNAWVLPVASARLTEGIPVAEKEQLVREIRRRLNSNSSRTGY, from the coding sequence ATGCCGGGGAAGCAGATTGGGGAAGGAAGAACAGCGGAGGTCCGGGAATATGGGACAGGGAAGATTCTGAAGCTCTATCGCGGGGAAATTCCTGCGCACTATGTTGAACACGAATATGAGGTCTGTAAATATGTCTACCAGCAAGGCGTCCAGACGCCTCAGCCTATTGAACTGGTTACGCTTGAGGAACGCAAGGGGATTATATTTCAGCAAATTCATGGCGGCTCCATGCTGCGGCTGATTGGAGAGAAGCCGTGGAGGCTGGGCGGATATGCCAGGCAGCTAGCTTCGCTACATCATGACCTGCATAAGCTTCAGGGGGCAGAAGCCTTCGGCAGGCAGAAGGACATCCTGAGGAGCAGCATTATTGCCGCCCCTATGCTCACGATGGAGGAAAAGACACCCGTCCTGGAAAAGCTGGAGCAGCTGCCGGAGGGCGGCCGGCTCTTGCATGGGGATTTCCACCCGGACAATGTGCTGATCGACGGACAGGCATGGACCATCGACTGGATGACCGGGATGACCGGCAATCCTGCCGGGGACGCGGCAAGGTCTGTGATTATGTTCAGCATGGGAGCTTTGCCGCCCGGAACTTCACTAGCGACCCGGCTCGTTACGGGTTTTATAAGGCAGAGGCTCACGAAAGGGTACATCGGGGAATATCTCAGGCTGTCGGGTCTTTCTTATGCTGAGGTAAATGCCTGGGTGCTGCCGGTAGCCTCAGCCCGGCTTACGGAAGGTATTCCAGTTGCTGAGAAGGAACAGCTGGTCCGCGAAATCCGCAGACGTCTGAACTCCAATTCCTCCCGGACAGGATATTAA
- a CDS encoding DUF1697 domain-containing protein: MITYIALLRGINVGGNKIIKMQALKAMFESLGYGRVRTYIQSGNVVFESNEAQAAELEAVISAAIKETFGFDVSVLIRTLEELEAAIAGNPFEPPAQEGYKRLYVSFLAEAPSKEALEKLRPYENGADKLYVAGKEMYTLYEVSASQSPLFKVQLDKLLGTSITARNWNTVNKLAAMGKEK; encoded by the coding sequence ATGATTACATATATTGCGCTGCTGCGAGGCATCAACGTGGGCGGCAACAAAATCATTAAGATGCAGGCCCTGAAGGCCATGTTCGAGTCGCTGGGGTATGGCCGGGTGCGCACCTATATCCAGTCCGGAAATGTAGTGTTTGAGAGCAATGAAGCCCAGGCCGCTGAACTTGAGGCTGTGATCAGTGCGGCAATCAAGGAGACATTCGGATTTGATGTTAGCGTGTTAATCCGCACACTGGAGGAACTCGAGGCGGCGATTGCGGGCAATCCGTTTGAACCCCCTGCGCAAGAGGGCTATAAACGCCTGTATGTTTCGTTCCTCGCTGAGGCGCCATCGAAAGAGGCGCTGGAGAAGCTGCGCCCCTATGAGAATGGTGCAGACAAACTCTATGTTGCGGGTAAAGAGATGTACACGCTGTACGAGGTGAGCGCAAGCCAATCTCCATTATTCAAGGTACAGCTGGACAAGCTCCTCGGAACCTCCATTACCGCACGCAATTGGAATACAGTGAACAAGCTGGCGGCAATGGGGAAGGAAAAGTAG